A stretch of the Aegilops tauschii subsp. strangulata cultivar AL8/78 chromosome 4, Aet v6.0, whole genome shotgun sequence genome encodes the following:
- the LOC109758554 gene encoding uncharacterized protein: MDHAGSMEERIVADRIRKKLEEVNVAAHKHLEGVQDHVNFTLQKEYFKCAHDCFDRRRTQEGITSCVENCGVPALSANNVVETEMAKFQERLNRSLMVCQDKFEAAKLQKMKTDATNELESCVNRSIDDSIRVLPHLVEQIKSTINMK; encoded by the exons ATGGACCACGCGGGCTCCATGGAGGAGAGGATCGTGGCGGACCGGATCCGGAAGAAGCTGGAGGAGGTGAACGTCGCCGCCCACAAGCACCTCGAGGGCGTGCAGGACCATGTCAACTTCACTCTGCAG AAAGAGTACTTCAAGTGTGCACATGACTGCTTCGATAGGCGACGGACTCAAGAGGGGATCACCAGCTGTGTAGAGAACTGTGGTGTGCCCGCTCTTTCTGCCAACAATGTTGTTGAGACCGAGATGGCCAAGTTCCAG GAAAGGTTGAATCGCTCGTTGATGGTCTGCCAAGACAAGTTTGAAGCAGCAAAGCTCCAGAAGATGAAGACAGACGCAACCAATGAGCTGGAGTCGTGCGTGAACAGATCCATCGACGACAGCATCAGGGTCCTGCCCCATCTGGTTGAGCAGATCAAGTCCACCATTAATATGAAGTAG
- the LOC109758553 gene encoding pentatricopeptide repeat-containing protein At3g12770, with amino-acid sequence MPPTLLPQPPTTAAGLVRHYIGLLSAAGVSSSSSLRALLPIHARAVLLGVAANPAFATRLLAAAAPCSLAYARRVFDAAPRRDAYMWNTLLRAHAHAHSHSVPANSPAADALQLYKRMRAAGVAPDCYTYPIVLPACAAARAPRLGRAAHGDAVRFALAGDGFVHSALIAMYCQEGEVADAEQVFLAAAAGARTVVSWTAMVAGYAQNGLFGQAVAVFGTMVAQGVLPNEITLISFLPCLQGQECLTAGEMVHGFVVKLGFDANLPLVNALVAMYGKCRSIASAKELFDGMAARTVVSWNTMVAMYEQNGDGVRAIKFFHRMLSEKVGFDAVTLVSVLSACTRSGALETGKWVHELARSHGLDTDARIGNVLVDMYAKCGEIAYARQAFEGLRKPGVVSWSAMISAYANHGEPEEALNLFSAMKDQAVKPNSFTLTAVLVACGYSGLVDEGLAIFNSIVTDYHISPTLENYACMVDMLGRAGRLVEAYEIIRGMSMQPDKCIWGAFLGGCRLHGNLELAEFVAKDLFQLGSNDVTFYVLMANMYFEAGMLEDAERTRRTMKEMELKKTAGHSLVCTSRERRAIMR; translated from the coding sequence ATGCCCCCTACTCTCCTCCCGCAGCCGcccaccaccgccgccggccTCGTCCGCCACTACATCGGCCTCCTCTCAGCCGCCGGcgtctcctcctcctcgtccctcCGCGCCCTCCTCCCTATCCACGCCCGCGCCGTCCTCCTCGGCGTGGCCGCCAACCCAGCCTTCGCCACCAGGCTCCTCGCCGCGGCCGCCCCGTGCTCCCTCGCGTACGCCCGCAGGGTGTTCgacgccgcgccgcgccgcgatGCCTACATGTGGAACACCCTCCTCCGCGCCCACGCCCACGCCCACTCCCACTCCGTCCCGGCCAACTCCCCCGCAGCGGATGCGCTCCAGCTCTACAAGCGGATGCGCGCCGCGGGCGTCGCGCCGGACTGCTACACATACCCGATCGTGCTCCCGGCGTGCGCGGCGGCGCGCGccccgcggctcgggcgggccgcGCACGGGGACGCGGTGAGGTTCGCGCTCGCCGGGGACGGCTTCGTGCACAGCGCGCTCATCGCCATGTACTGCCAGGAGGGGGAGGTGGCGGACGCGGAGCAGGTGTTCCTGGCAGCCGCCGCCGGTGCCCGCACGGTCGTCTCGTGGACGGCCATGGTCGCGGGCTACGCGCAGAACGGCTTGTTCGGCCAGGCGGTGGCGGTGTTCGGCACGATGGTTGCCCAGGGAGTGCTCCCGAACGAGATCACTCTGATCAGTTTCTTGCCATGCCTGCAGGGGCAGGAATGTCTCACTGCCGGGGAGATGGTTCATGGGTTCGTGGTCAAGCTGGGGTTCGATGCGAATCTGCCGCTGGTGAACGCGCTGGTCGCAATGTATGGCAAGTGCAGGAGCATCGCGTCGGCGAAGGAGTTGTTTGATGGGATGGCTGCGCGCACCGTGGTGTCCTGGAACACGATGGTTGCCATGTATGAGCAGAATGGTGATGGGGTTCGGGCGATCAAGTTCTTCCACAGGATGCTTAGTGAGAAGGTGGGGTTTGACGCTGTCACTCTGGTCAGTGTGCTGTCTGCTTGCACACGCTCGGGAGCCCTCGAGACAGGGAAGTGGGTGCACGAGCTCGCCAGGAGTCATGGGCTCGACACTGATGCGAGGATCGGCAATGTTCTCGTGGATATGTACGCAAAATGTGGCGAGATTGCTTACGCAAGGCAGGCTTTTGAAGGTTTGCGCAAGCCTGGTGTCGTGTCATGGAGTGCCATGATCAGTGCATATGCCAACCATGGTGAGCCTGAAGAGGCTCTCAATCTGTTCTCTGCGATGAAAGATCAAGCGGTAAAGCCTAATTCCTTCACGCTCACTGCGGTTCTAGTGGCTTGTGGCTACTCTGGCCTTGTTGATGAAGGGCTGGCGATTTTCAACAGCATTGTCACGGACTACCATATATCACCAACACTTGAGAACTATGCCTGCATGGTTGACATGCTAGGGCGTGCCGGCAGACTTGTTGAAGCGTATGAAATCATCAGGGGAATGTCGATGCAGCCAGACAAGTGCATTTGGGGTGCATTCCTTGGCGGTTGCAGGCTTCATGGCAACCTGGAGCTGGCTGAATTTGTTGCCAAGGATCTCTTCCAGTTGGGCTCTAACGACGTCACGTTCTACGTTTTGATGGCGAACATGTACTTCGAGGCTGGAATGCTGGAAGATGCGGAAAGGACGAGGAGGACGATGAAGGAGATGGAACTCAAGAAGACGGCTGGGCACAGCTTAGTTTGTACCAGTAGAGAAAGAAGAGCCATCATGAGGTAG
- the LOC109758552 gene encoding protein transport protein SEC23 C: MSEFLELEARDGVRMTWNVIPGTKQDAASCVVPVSAIYTPLNPNPAIPVLPYAPLRCRICRSILNPFSVADFGSKMWLCPFCFQRNHFPQQYSAVSQSNLPTELYPECCTVEYMATAETGPVSPPVFLFVVDTCMIEEEIGYLKSALAQAVELLPDQSLVGFITFGTYVQVHELGFGLLPKSHVFKGTKEIKKDQILEQMGFLTGKTKPTTGVITGARDGVSAESIARFLLPASECEFILNSLIEELQKDPWPVSADQRASRCTGAALSVAASLLGICVPGSGGRIMAFIGGPSTEGPGSIISKPLSDPIRSHKDLDKGSAPLYNKAVKFYEEIGNQLVHQGHVLDLFACALDQVGVAEMKVAVERTGGIVVLAESFGHSVFKDSLRHIFQSSDSDLGLSFNGIFEINCSKDVKIQGIIGPCTSLEKKGPLSSDTVIGQGNTSAWKMCGLDRKTSLCIVFDMAKKDAPDAIGQSQNNLFYFQFLTYYQHHDGQMRLRSTTISRRWVAGSGSVQELITGFDQEAAAAVMARLVSFKMEAEVDFDPVRWLDRALISLCSKFGDYQKEAPSSFSLSPRLSIFPQFIFNLRRSQFIQVFNNSPDETAYFRMMLNRENVANAVVMIQPSLISYSFQSGPEPVLLDVSAIAGDRILLLDSYFTVVIFHGITIAQWRKAGYQHQEGHEVFAQLLQAPQEEADSIIKERFPVPRLVVCDQYGSQARFLLAKLNPSVTYDSDTPPPPGGDMIFTDDASFQVFMEHLQRLAVQ; this comes from the exons ATGTCTGAGTTCCTGGAACTCGAGGCCCGGGATGGGGTGAGGATGACCTGGAATGTGATACCCGGCACCAAGCAGGATGCTGCTAGCTGTGTCGTCCCTGTCTCGGCCATATACACTCCTCTGAACCCCAACCCTGCCATTCCTGTTCTTCCTTACGCCCCACTCCGCTGCCGCATCTGCCGCTCCATCCTCAACCCCTTCTCGGTCGCCGACTTCGGTTCAAAGATGTGGCTCTGCCCTTTCTGCTTCCAGCGCAACCACTTCCCCCAGCAATACTCCGCTGTTTCACAAAGCAATCTACCTACCGAACTGTATCCTGAATGTTGTACTGTGGAGTACATGGCCACTGCCGAAACAGGTCCTGTGTCGCCACCGGTCTTCCTCTTTGTTGTTGATACTTGCATGATTGAGGAGGAAATCGGCTATTTGAAGTCTGCTCTAGCGCAAGCAGTTGAGCTGTTGCCGGACCAATCCCTCGTCGGGTTCATTACTTTCGGGACATATGTGCAG GTGCATGAATTGGGTTTTGGCTTGTTGCCTAAGTCACATGTGTTCAAGGGGACAAAGGAGATTAAGAAGGATCAAATTCTTGAGCAAATGGGTTTCCTTACAGGGAAAACAAAACCCACAACAGGTGTGATCACCGGCGCAAGGGATGGTGTTTCAGCAGAAAGTATTGCTAGGTTCCTGTTGCCTGCTTCGGAGTGCGAGTTTATTTTGAATTCA CTTATAGAAGAACTGCAAAAGGACCCGTGGCCGGTTTCTGCTGATCAGCGAGCATCAAGATGTACTGGAGCTGCGTTAAGTGTTGCAGCTAGCCTCTTGGGGATTTGTGTGCCTGGATCAGGTGGTAGAATTATGGCATTTATAGGTGGTCCATCTACAGAGGGACCTGGTTCT atAATATCTAAGCCGTTATCTGATCCAATTCGTTCGCACAAAGATCTTGATAAAGGTTCTGCTCCACTTTATAACAAAGCCGTTAAATTCTATGAGGAGATTGGAAATCAACTCGTGCATCAAGGGCATGTGCTCGATCTATTTGCATGTGCACTTGACCAG GTTGGTGTTGCTGAGATGAAGGTTGCAGTGGAGAGAACCGGGGGAATAGTTGTGCTTGCAGAAAGTTTTGGCCATTCTGTTTTCAAAGATTCACTTAGACACATTTTTCAGTCAAGCGATAGTGACCTTGGCTTATCGTTCAA TGGCATATTTGAGATCAACTGCTCCAAGGATGTCAAAATTCAAGGCATCATTGGACCTTGTACTTCCCTGGAGAAG AAAGGTCCTCTATCCTCAGATACAGTTATAGGTCAGGGGAACACTAGCGCTTGGAAGATGTGTGGTCTAGATAGGAAAACATCACTATGCATAGTATTTGATATGGCCAAAAAAGATGCCCCGGACGCAATTGGTCAATCACAAAATAATCTGTTCTACTTCCAATTCTTAACCTA TTATCAGCATCATGACGGGCAAATGAGATTGCGATCGACTACAATTTCAAGAAGATGGGTTGCTGGTTCTGGCAGTGTGCAG GAGTTAATAACTGGCTTTGACCAagaggcagcagcagcagtcatggcacgCTTGGTCTCATTTAAGATGGAAGCTGAG gttgattttgatccagtaaGATGGCTTGACCGAGCATTGATTAGTTTATGTTCGAAATTTGGAGACTATCAGAAGGAAGCACCTTCATCTTTCAGTTTGTCCCCGCGTCTATCAATTTTTCCACAGTTCATTTTTAATTTGAGACGTTCTCAGTTTATTCAG GTTTTCAACAATAGTCCAGATGAAACTGCATATTTCAGGATGATGTTAAACAGAGAGAATGTAGCGAATGCAGTTGTGATGATCCAGCCTTCACTTATATCATATTCATTTCAGTCAGGTCCCGAGCCTGTTCTATTGGATGTAAGCGCAATTGCTGGTGACAGGATACTTTTGTTGGATTCTTATTTTACCGTTGTCATATTCCATGGGATAACGATCGCACAGTGGCGAAAGGCTGGTTACCAACATCAAGAAGGCCACGAG GTGTTTGCCCAGTTGTTGCAAGCCCCACAGGAGGAAGCTGATTCAATAATCAAGGAGCGCTTTCCTGTGCCTCGTTTGGTTGTGTGCGATCAATATGGTTCTCAG GCTCGATTCTTGCTGGCAAAGCTGAACCCATCCGTGACATATGACTCCGACACTCCTCCGCCTCCTGGGGGGGATATGATATTCACAGATGATGCGAGCTTCCAGGTCTTCATGGAGCATCTCCAGCGGTTGGCTGTTCAGTAG